In Elaeis guineensis isolate ETL-2024a chromosome 1, EG11, whole genome shotgun sequence, a genomic segment contains:
- the LOC105035658 gene encoding heavy metal-associated isoprenylated plant protein 2 has translation MQVQKIVLKIIILCCKCKACIMKIVAKVDGIISISVDVEKNTVTIIGAVDAVIIVKQLRKAGKMVEIESVGPHKKEEKKDDKKDGKKDGDGKKDGKKDGDGKKDGKKDGDDKKECKPLPPCCNTCKPGGSHGNIVWIDESNRCTIL, from the exons ATGCAG GTGCAGAAGATTGTGCTGAAGATCATCATCTTGTGCTGCAAGTGCAAGGCCTGCATCATGAAGATAGTCGCAAAAGTCGATG GGATCATTTCAATATCTGTGGACGTCGAGAAGAATACCGTGACGATTATTGGTGCGGTGGATGCTGTGATCATTGTAAAACAGCTGCGGAAGGCCGGGAAGATGGTGGAGATTGAGAGTGTCGGGCCACAcaagaaggaggagaagaaagatgacaagaaggaTGGCAAGAAGGATGGGGATGGCAAGAAGGATGGCAAGAAGGATGGGGATGGCAAGAAGGATGGCAAGAAGGATGGGGATGACAAGAAGGAGTGCAAACCTTTGCCTCCATGTTGTAACACATGCAAGCCTGGGGGCAGTCATGGCAACATCGTCTGGATTGACGAGTCGAATAGGTGCACCATTCTTTAA